In Flavobacteriaceae bacterium, the following proteins share a genomic window:
- the ilvN gene encoding acetolactate synthase small subunit, with protein MDKKIKLFTVSVYTENNIGLLNRISAIFQRRHINIESLNTSISEIDGVSRFTILVKVTEMQIKKIIGQIEKQIEVIKAYYHTEEETVYQESCLFKLKSDLLFKGSEIQNLIIENNARIVTVNKDFFVIERSGSKEEIGEIYNKLYPFSIMQFTRSGRIAITKQSMEISQILKAFNQ; from the coding sequence ATGGATAAAAAAATCAAACTATTTACGGTTTCAGTGTATACTGAAAATAACATCGGATTACTAAATAGAATTTCAGCTATTTTTCAGAGAAGACACATTAATATTGAAAGTTTAAATACATCAATTTCTGAGATTGATGGTGTTTCAAGATTTACCATTTTGGTTAAGGTTACCGAAATGCAAATCAAAAAAATTATTGGTCAGATAGAAAAACAAATTGAAGTGATAAAGGCATATTATCACACAGAAGAAGAGACTGTATATCAGGAATCTTGTTTATTTAAATTAAAATCTGACTTATTGTTTAAAGGTAGTGAAATTCAAAATTTAATTATTGAAAATAACGCTCGAATTGTTACGGTAAATAAGGATTTTTTTGTGATTGAAAGGTCAGGAAGTAAAGAAGAAATAGGGGAAATATATAATAAACTTTACCCCTTTTCAATAATGCAATTTACACGTTCAGGACGTATTGCAATCACTAAACAATCAATGGAAATATCACAAATATTAAAAGCATTTAATCAATAA
- the ilvB gene encoding biosynthetic-type acetolactate synthase large subunit: protein MNTEALTLKAVDTKKTIRISGSEAIVKSLLAEGVDILYGYPGGAIMPVYDELYKYQDKINHVLTRHEQGATHAAQGYARISGKVGVAIATSGPGATNLITGIADAQIDSTPIVCITGQVPSHLLGSDAFQETDIIGISTPVTKWNHQITKASEIPEVIAKAFYIAKNGRPGPVLIDITKDAQFEELDFKYEKCKGVRSYNPIPKVENKTLVEAAKLINLAKKPLIVWGQGVILSEAENEFKAVIEKTGIPSAWTILGASAIPTTHSLNVGMIGMHGNYAPNILTNECDVLIAIGMRFDDRVTGDLNTYAKQAKIIHFEIDPAEIDKNVKTDIAVLGDAKENLKRLLPLLNSNSHLQWHQKFKDLYKIEFEKVISKSLYSNKESLTMGEVLKEINIQSKGKAAIVSDVGQHQMIACRYAEFNITKSNITSGGLGTMGFALPAAIGAKMASPNREVIAIIGDGGYQMTIQELGTVFQQQIPVKIVVLNNEFLGMVRQWQQLFFDKRYASTEMTNPDFVAIAKGYSIAAKKVIKRDQLKDAVKEMITSKEAYFLEVCVEKEDNVFPMIPSGASVSDIRLE, encoded by the coding sequence ATGAATACAGAAGCATTAACATTAAAAGCAGTAGACACTAAAAAAACGATTCGAATCTCGGGAAGCGAAGCAATTGTAAAAAGCTTATTGGCTGAAGGTGTCGATATTTTATATGGATATCCAGGAGGAGCTATTATGCCTGTCTATGACGAATTATATAAATACCAAGATAAAATTAATCATGTGTTAACACGACATGAACAAGGGGCTACACATGCAGCTCAAGGTTATGCTCGTATTTCCGGTAAAGTAGGTGTGGCAATAGCAACGTCAGGACCTGGAGCAACAAATCTCATCACAGGGATTGCAGATGCTCAGATCGACTCGACACCCATCGTTTGTATTACTGGACAAGTGCCCTCACATTTATTAGGGAGTGATGCGTTTCAAGAAACAGATATTATTGGAATCTCTACTCCAGTAACCAAATGGAATCATCAAATCACTAAGGCATCAGAAATCCCAGAGGTTATTGCTAAAGCATTTTATATTGCTAAGAACGGAAGACCTGGCCCTGTTCTAATTGATATTACAAAAGATGCACAGTTTGAAGAACTCGATTTTAAATATGAAAAATGTAAAGGTGTTAGAAGTTATAATCCAATACCTAAAGTAGAAAATAAAACTTTAGTTGAGGCTGCTAAACTAATCAATTTAGCAAAGAAGCCATTAATTGTTTGGGGGCAAGGTGTTATTTTGAGTGAAGCCGAAAATGAATTTAAAGCTGTAATTGAGAAAACAGGAATTCCTTCAGCTTGGACAATTTTAGGTGCATCGGCAATTCCAACTACTCATTCTTTAAATGTAGGAATGATAGGAATGCATGGTAATTATGCTCCTAATATTTTAACGAATGAGTGTGATGTATTAATTGCTATTGGTATGCGTTTCGATGATCGGGTTACAGGAGATTTAAATACTTATGCAAAGCAAGCTAAAATAATTCATTTTGAAATTGATCCTGCCGAGATTGATAAAAATGTAAAAACCGATATAGCAGTTTTAGGTGATGCAAAAGAAAACTTAAAAAGATTGCTACCACTATTAAACTCTAATTCTCATTTGCAATGGCATCAGAAGTTTAAAGATTTATATAAAATCGAATTTGAAAAAGTTATTAGTAAAAGCCTGTATTCAAATAAGGAAAGCTTAACAATGGGAGAAGTATTAAAGGAGATTAATATACAATCTAAAGGGAAAGCTGCTATTGTAAGTGACGTAGGACAACATCAAATGATTGCGTGCAGATATGCTGAGTTTAATATTACTAAAAGTAATATTACCTCAGGAGGCTTAGGTACTATGGGTTTTGCTTTACCAGCAGCAATTGGAGCAAAAATGGCATCGCCAAATCGAGAAGTAATTGCAATCATTGGAGATGGTGGTTATCAAATGACAATTCAAGAGTTAGGAACTGTGTTTCAACAGCAAATCCCTGTTAAAATTGTGGTATTAAACAATGAGTTTTTAGGGATGGTTCGGCAATGGCAGCAATTATTTTTTGATAAACGTTATGCGTCTACCGAAATGACAAATCCTGATTTTGTTGCTATAGCCAAAGGGTATTCTATAGCAGCTAAAAAAGTTATAAAACGAGATCAATTAAAAGATGCTGTTAAAGAAATGATTACAAGTAAAGAAGCATATTTTTTAGAAGTATGTGTAGAAAAAGAAGATAATGTATTTCCAATGATTCCTTCAGGGGCTTCGGTATCGGATATAAGATTAGAATAA
- the argH gene encoding argininosuccinate lyase, which translates to MKLWDKGLTIDKKIEQFTVGNDREIDMHIAKYDIQASLAHAKMLEKINIVTSDELQQLEAGLNDLQSQIGHNKFVIEPQFEDVHSKIEFELTKRYGEVGKKIHTARSRNDQVLVALQLFYKDNLQQLTKKSKILFETLLQLAEIHQAKLLPGYTHLQVAMPSSFGLWFSAYAEMIIDDMYMFNAALKTIDQNPLGSAAGYGSSFPIDREFTTKTLGFSTLKYNVVAAQMSRGKSERTIAAAFGGLSNTLSRFAMDICLYMSQNFNFISFPDELTTGSSIMPHKKNPDVFELIRGKCNKIQALHTEMVLITNNLPSGYHRDFQLLKENMINAFLEMESILEIFNYAIQQVIVKEIDLNDDKYKYLFTVDNINNLVIDGISFREAYQQIGNQVQNGSYIPDNSKSHTHIGSIHNLCLDKIREKF; encoded by the coding sequence CTTACAATCGATAAAAAAATAGAGCAGTTTACAGTTGGTAATGATAGAGAAATAGATATGCATATCGCAAAATATGATATACAAGCTTCCTTAGCACATGCTAAAATGCTAGAGAAAATAAATATTGTTACTTCTGATGAATTACAACAATTAGAAGCAGGCTTAAATGATTTGCAATCGCAAATAGGTCATAATAAATTTGTAATTGAACCTCAATTTGAAGATGTACATTCTAAAATAGAATTTGAGCTCACAAAACGATATGGGGAAGTTGGTAAAAAAATACATACAGCACGTTCTAGAAATGATCAAGTTCTGGTGGCATTGCAATTATTTTATAAGGATAATTTACAGCAACTAACAAAAAAATCTAAAATTCTTTTTGAAACGCTTTTACAGCTAGCAGAAATACATCAAGCAAAGTTATTACCAGGATATACTCATTTACAAGTTGCAATGCCATCATCATTTGGATTGTGGTTTTCTGCCTATGCAGAGATGATAATAGATGACATGTATATGTTTAATGCTGCTTTAAAAACAATAGATCAAAACCCATTAGGTTCTGCGGCGGGTTATGGAAGTTCATTCCCTATTGATAGAGAATTTACAACAAAAACATTAGGGTTTTCGACTTTAAAATATAATGTTGTAGCTGCACAAATGAGCAGAGGGAAAAGTGAACGAACTATTGCTGCTGCTTTTGGAGGTTTAAGTAATACTTTATCTCGTTTTGCAATGGACATCTGTTTGTACATGAGTCAGAATTTTAATTTTATTTCATTTCCAGATGAACTTACTACTGGGAGTAGCATTATGCCTCATAAAAAAAACCCAGACGTTTTTGAGTTAATTAGAGGTAAGTGTAATAAAATTCAAGCACTTCATACAGAAATGGTATTGATCACAAATAATTTACCAAGTGGATACCATAGAGATTTTCAATTACTAAAAGAAAATATGATAAATGCTTTTCTTGAGATGGAAAGTATTTTAGAGATTTTTAATTATGCGATCCAACAAGTTATTGTCAAAGAAATCGATCTAAATGATGATAAATATAAATACCTATTTACGGTAGATAATATCAACAATTTGGTAATAGATGGAATATCTTTTAGAGAAGCTTATCAACAAATAGGGAATCAAGTACAGAATGGAAGCTATATTCCAGATAATTCAAAATCGCACACACATATTGGAAGTATTCATAATCTGTGTTTAGATAAGATTAGAGAGAAGTTTTGA
- the ilvD gene encoding dihydroxy-acid dehydratase: MKQLNKHSKTVTQDPTQPAAQAMLHAIGLTKADFYKPIIGIASTGYEGNPCNMHLNDLAKLVKEGTKNEDVIGLVFNTIGVSDGISMGTPGMRYSLPSRDIIADSMETVVQAMSYDGLITVVGCDKNMPGALMAMIRLNRPSILVYGGTIDSGCHDGQKLDVVSAFEAWGSKVAGTVTETEYQNIIENACPGAGACGGMYTANTMASAIEALGMALPYNSSNPALSAAKKEESVSAGEAIRNLLEKDIKPSDIITRKSLENAIRLVTVLGGSTNAVLHFLAIARAADIDFTLRDFQTISDSTPFLADLKPSGKYLMEDVHKIGGIPAVLKYLLKKGLIHGNCLTVTGKTIAENLLDADDLKENQKVIKPVENPIKTSGHLRMLYGNLAEEGSIAKITGKEGLNFKGKAKVFESEYDANNGIQNGEVKKGNVVVIRYEGPKGGPGMPEMLKPTAAIMGAGLGKDVALITDGRFSGGTHGFVVGHITPEAQEGGTIAFVKNGDTITIDAETNSISLEVSEAELQERRQQWKAPDLKFGKGVLYKYAKTVSSASKGCVTDEF; the protein is encoded by the coding sequence ATGAAGCAGTTAAATAAACATAGCAAGACAGTTACACAAGATCCAACACAACCAGCAGCACAAGCAATGCTACATGCGATTGGTTTAACTAAAGCAGATTTTTATAAACCTATTATTGGCATTGCGAGCACAGGCTATGAAGGTAATCCGTGTAATATGCATCTTAATGACCTAGCTAAACTGGTTAAAGAAGGTACAAAAAATGAAGATGTAATTGGATTGGTTTTTAATACAATTGGTGTTAGTGATGGCATTTCTATGGGAACCCCTGGAATGCGTTACTCATTGCCTTCAAGAGATATTATTGCAGATTCTATGGAAACTGTAGTGCAAGCAATGAGTTATGATGGATTAATTACAGTAGTTGGGTGTGATAAAAATATGCCAGGAGCTTTAATGGCCATGATTCGATTAAATAGACCTTCAATTTTAGTCTATGGAGGGACAATAGATTCTGGATGTCATGATGGACAAAAGTTAGATGTTGTATCGGCTTTTGAAGCTTGGGGAAGTAAAGTAGCAGGAACAGTAACAGAAACTGAATATCAAAATATTATAGAGAATGCTTGCCCTGGAGCTGGAGCTTGCGGAGGCATGTATACGGCAAATACAATGGCTTCTGCTATTGAAGCCTTGGGGATGGCACTTCCTTATAATTCGTCTAACCCAGCTTTGAGTGCTGCCAAAAAAGAAGAATCTGTAAGTGCAGGTGAAGCAATTAGAAATTTACTTGAAAAAGATATTAAACCTTCAGATATTATTACAAGAAAGTCTTTGGAAAATGCAATTCGTTTAGTTACTGTTTTAGGTGGATCTACAAATGCTGTATTACATTTTTTAGCAATTGCTAGAGCAGCAGATATTGATTTTACACTTAGAGATTTTCAAACTATAAGTGACTCAACACCTTTTTTAGCAGACTTAAAACCTAGCGGGAAATATTTAATGGAGGATGTACATAAAATTGGAGGAATTCCTGCTGTATTAAAATATTTATTAAAAAAAGGATTGATTCATGGAAACTGTTTAACCGTTACAGGAAAAACAATAGCAGAGAACTTATTAGATGCTGATGATTTAAAAGAAAATCAAAAAGTTATAAAACCAGTAGAGAATCCAATTAAAACCTCAGGACATTTAAGAATGTTATATGGCAATTTGGCTGAAGAAGGAAGTATTGCAAAAATCACTGGAAAAGAAGGGTTAAATTTTAAAGGTAAAGCAAAAGTATTTGAAAGTGAATATGATGCTAATAATGGAATTCAAAATGGGGAAGTTAAAAAAGGTAATGTTGTCGTAATTCGCTATGAAGGCCCAAAAGGAGGTCCAGGAATGCCAGAAATGCTAAAGCCTACTGCCGCTATAATGGGAGCTGGTTTAGGTAAAGATGTGGCGTTAATTACAGATGGTCGTTTTTCTGGAGGCACTCACGGTTTTGTAGTAGGGCATATTACTCCAGAAGCACAAGAAGGTGGAACGATAGCTTTTGTGAAAAATGGTGATACTATAACTATTGATGCTGAAACAAATAGTATTTCTCTTGAAGTATCTGAAGCAGAATTACAAGAAAGAAGACAACAATGGAAAGCACCAGATCTAAAATTTGGAAAAGGAGTTTTATATAAATATGCAAAAACAGTCTCATCAGCATCAAAAGGATGCGTAACAGATGAATTCTAA